Proteins encoded by one window of Procambarus clarkii isolate CNS0578487 chromosome 55, FALCON_Pclarkii_2.0, whole genome shotgun sequence:
- the LOC123747762 gene encoding uncharacterized protein — protein sequence MCVEAISLFEEVISTGSSSSSYKTSPHMDLPSTSNGLQGKFLRRCTNCKQCVHVRSNVCKFCQCDFRNSRELMKKEEEARFLLKGKKALERNTASRVLQRIENQHAQGSLMQINLH from the exons atgtgtgtgGAAGCTATtagtctctttgaagaagtcatctcgacaggatcttccagctccagctataaaacttcaccacacatggatctacctagtacatcaaacg gtcttcagggaaaattcttgaggagatgcacaaactgcaaacaatgtgtgcatgtccgaagcaatgtttgcaagttctgccagtgtgacttccgaaacagtagagaattaatgaagaaagaagaggaagcccgttttctacttaaaggcaagaaggctttagaacgaaatacagcaagccgggttctacaaaggattgaaaatcag cacgcacaaggaagcttgatgcagataaacttacattag